In Endomicrobiales bacterium, one DNA window encodes the following:
- the radA gene encoding DNA repair protein RadA: MKTSKIKTIFRCQSCGYASSKWLGKCSDCGEWNTFVEEKEVPPLASVGRRGALTDFSSKVVALDKVSSENFIRTPSDIAEFDRILGGGVVKGSLILLGGPPGIGKSTLMLQACGALSKSAKVLYVSGEESLAQVKNRADRLGIKSSNLLLVSETNLENIIDALKKNLPEIVVIDSIQTTFRNDMTGAPGSVGQIRECTAEFLRAAKSKNITFFLLGHVTKEGDLAGPRVLEHIVDTVLYFETERQQIYRILRSYKNRFGPTSEIGVFEMTGNGLMEVKNPSLMFLGERHSQVPGNVVVPTMEGTRPLMLEIQALVARSNFGFPKRMVTGYDANRLTLIIAVLEKRAGLRLEASDVFVNVAGGIKIKETGADLGIACSIASAYNGFIPDATSVLIGEVGLGGEVRSVGHIPARLIEAEKLGFLRAIIPQSNMKNLSYSGKLKVIPVDTIEQAIKAIKQ; the protein is encoded by the coding sequence ATGAAAACTTCAAAAATAAAAACAATTTTTCGCTGTCAAAGTTGCGGTTACGCCTCATCAAAGTGGCTTGGCAAATGTAGTGATTGTGGTGAGTGGAACACATTCGTTGAAGAAAAAGAAGTGCCTCCACTTGCATCTGTCGGCCGCCGTGGCGCGCTTACAGATTTTTCGTCAAAAGTTGTAGCATTAGATAAAGTGTCGTCCGAAAATTTTATACGCACGCCAAGTGATATAGCTGAGTTTGACAGAATTCTTGGCGGCGGTGTGGTTAAGGGCTCACTCATTTTACTTGGCGGGCCTCCGGGTATTGGCAAGTCAACACTTATGTTGCAGGCATGCGGTGCACTGTCAAAAAGTGCAAAAGTGCTTTATGTTTCCGGCGAAGAGTCGCTTGCACAGGTAAAAAACCGTGCCGATCGCCTTGGTATAAAATCGTCAAACTTATTGCTTGTTTCTGAAACAAACTTAGAAAATATAATTGATGCACTTAAAAAAAACCTGCCCGAAATTGTTGTAATTGACTCAATTCAAACAACTTTCAGAAATGATATGACAGGCGCCCCTGGTTCTGTGGGCCAAATTCGCGAGTGCACCGCCGAGTTTTTGCGTGCGGCAAAGTCAAAAAATATAACTTTTTTTCTTTTAGGGCATGTAACAAAAGAGGGTGACTTGGCAGGCCCAAGGGTGCTTGAGCATATAGTAGATACCGTGCTTTACTTTGAAACCGAACGCCAACAAATTTATAGAATTTTGCGTTCATATAAAAACCGCTTTGGCCCGACAAGCGAGATAGGCGTGTTTGAAATGACAGGCAACGGGCTTATGGAAGTTAAAAACCCATCGTTAATGTTTTTGGGCGAACGCCATAGCCAAGTGCCAGGTAATGTTGTAGTGCCGACTATGGAAGGAACAAGGCCTCTGATGCTGGAAATTCAAGCACTTGTGGCTCGCAGTAATTTTGGCTTTCCAAAAAGAATGGTAACCGGTTATGACGCAAACCGCCTTACACTAATTATAGCGGTACTTGAAAAACGCGCCGGCCTGCGCCTTGAAGCCAGCGATGTTTTTGTAAATGTGGCAGGCGGTATAAAAATAAAAGAAACAGGCGCCGACTTAGGTATTGCCTGTTCTATTGCTTCTGCGTATAACGGTTTTATACCCGATGCAACGAGTGTGCTAATTGGTGAGGTTGGTCTTGGCGGCGAAGTGCGTTCTGTCGGGCATATTCCTGCGCGCCTTATTGAGGCAGAAAAGCTTGGTTTTTTACGCGCTATAATACCACAAAGCAATATGAAAAACCTTTCTTATAGCGGAAAGTTAAAAGTAATTCCTGTTGACACAATTGAGCAGGCAATAAAAGCTATCAAACAGTAA
- a CDS encoding DUF190 domain-containing protein: MKTQSTEKLLRIFISEKDKHNSKPLYEEIILLAKKHGMTGASAIKGFIGFGVKSHIHTAKLLELSENLPIIIEIIDSEEKINSFLQVLDGVLQDGLVTLENVNTIRYLK; encoded by the coding sequence ATGAAAACACAAAGCACAGAGAAGCTTTTAAGAATTTTTATAAGTGAAAAAGATAAGCATAACTCCAAACCTCTGTACGAAGAAATTATTCTGCTTGCGAAAAAACATGGTATGACAGGGGCAAGCGCGATAAAAGGTTTTATTGGTTTTGGGGTAAAAAGCCATATACACACGGCAAAACTGCTTGAACTATCTGAAAACCTGCCAATAATAATTGAAATAATAGATAGTGAAGAAAAAATAAATAGTTTCTTACAAGTTTTAGATGGAGTGTTGCAGGACGGTTTAGTAACGCTTGAAAATGTAAATACAATTCGCTATTTAAAATAG
- the crcB gene encoding fluoride efflux transporter CrcB, whose product MVTFIELIIGGAIGTLARYTLAGVVYKGFGTSFPYGTIVVNLLGCFIIGFLSTIAEQKFVLGSGVRTFLMIGFCGAFTTFSTFIFETNGLIRDGEVMRAFVNVLVSVIAGFILFRLGVLLGEVI is encoded by the coding sequence ATGGTAACTTTTATAGAACTAATTATTGGTGGCGCGATTGGCACACTTGCGAGGTATACGCTTGCCGGAGTTGTTTATAAAGGTTTTGGCACATCATTCCCTTACGGTACAATAGTTGTAAACCTTCTTGGTTGTTTTATAATCGGTTTTCTTTCCACAATTGCCGAACAGAAATTTGTTTTGGGTTCAGGTGTTCGCACATTTCTAATGATTGGCTTCTGCGGCGCATTTACAACATTTTCCACATTTATTTTTGAAACAAACGGTTTGATACGCGACGGGGAAGTTATGCGTGCGTTTGTAAATGTGCTCGTAAGCGTTATTGCCGGGTTTATTTTATTCCGCTTGGGTGTGTTGCTGGGCGAAGTAATTTAA
- a CDS encoding ABC transporter permease encodes MSIIEIKNLKKIYKMGDTQVRALDGVSLSISKGEFVAIMGASGSGKSTLLHIIGILDRPTSGSYVLLGKEISKAQDSQLAVLRNKFFGFIFQSFNLLARLSAVENVMLPLIYSDGEKKDDSVAKKLLEKVGLGSRLWHKPKEMSGGQQQRVAIARALVNNPELILADEPTGNLDTKSASEIINILKELNKSGITIVMVTHEPDLAAAATRVIRLQDGLIISDTKPDTVADTEYKTITPTDSKNTQKHKLLKTYRVKEYFTQATRALYSNKTRTMLSMLGILIGVTGLIAMLALGTGAKEATKKQMMSLGSNLLMIHSASHSRGGVNYEAGASTRLTVEDAIAIKSSIPSVSKIVPYANGRVQAVYGSKNANTRVEGVTPDYESVKSASPSSGRFFSEIENTQRARVAILGQTVAKALFNGENPIGEFIKINRTDFQVIGILPTKGSSGFRDEDDKIVVPVNTSMKRLFGTENIDSIEAQISSQEEMDEASTQISALLVRLHRLPTNGEDAFDIRNMADIQKTVNATMNIFSTLLGSVAFVSLLVGGIGIMNIMLVSVTERTKEIGLRKAIGANERDILLQFMLEAVVVCIIGGVIGILLGSGIAKALSVFAGWTTKVSLSSIVLAFIFSAVVGVVFGTWPAKKAAALSPIDALRYE; translated from the coding sequence ATGAGCATAATAGAAATTAAAAATCTTAAAAAAATTTACAAAATGGGCGATACTCAAGTACGCGCTCTTGATGGTGTTTCCCTGTCAATTTCAAAGGGGGAATTTGTTGCTATTATGGGTGCGTCTGGCTCAGGTAAGTCAACACTTTTACACATTATTGGTATTTTAGACAGGCCTACAAGCGGTTCTTATGTGCTTTTAGGTAAAGAAATATCTAAAGCGCAAGACAGCCAGCTGGCTGTCTTAAGAAATAAGTTTTTTGGTTTTATATTTCAAAGTTTCAATCTTTTAGCTCGCCTAAGCGCTGTTGAAAATGTTATGTTGCCATTAATTTATTCTGACGGCGAAAAAAAAGACGATAGTGTTGCCAAAAAGCTTTTAGAAAAAGTGGGGCTTGGCTCAAGATTGTGGCATAAGCCAAAAGAAATGTCAGGTGGACAACAGCAAAGGGTGGCAATAGCAAGGGCGCTTGTAAATAACCCGGAGTTAATACTCGCCGATGAGCCAACTGGTAACCTTGACACAAAGTCGGCTTCTGAAATAATAAACATCTTAAAAGAGTTAAATAAATCCGGTATAACTATTGTAATGGTAACGCATGAACCTGACCTTGCCGCCGCCGCCACACGAGTTATTCGCCTTCAAGACGGTTTAATAATTTCAGATACAAAGCCAGATACAGTCGCAGATACCGAATATAAAACAATAACACCAACTGACTCAAAAAATACTCAAAAGCACAAACTTCTTAAAACATACCGGGTAAAAGAGTATTTTACACAAGCCACTCGGGCACTTTATTCAAATAAAACCCGCACTATGTTATCTATGCTTGGCATTTTAATAGGTGTTACTGGGTTAATTGCAATGCTTGCGCTTGGCACCGGAGCCAAAGAGGCGACAAAAAAACAGATGATGAGCCTTGGCTCAAACCTTCTTATGATTCATTCTGCATCGCACAGCAGGGGAGGCGTAAATTATGAGGCAGGTGCATCTACACGGCTTACGGTTGAAGATGCAATTGCCATAAAAAGTTCAATACCTTCAGTTAGCAAGATTGTTCCTTATGCTAATGGCAGGGTTCAGGCAGTTTATGGAAGTAAAAATGCAAACACAAGGGTTGAAGGCGTAACCCCCGATTACGAGAGTGTTAAAAGCGCTTCGCCATCAAGCGGCAGATTTTTTAGCGAAATTGAAAATACTCAAAGGGCACGCGTGGCAATTTTAGGGCAAACTGTCGCAAAAGCCCTTTTTAATGGCGAAAACCCAATTGGTGAGTTTATAAAAATAAACCGCACCGATTTTCAGGTAATAGGTATTTTGCCCACAAAGGGCTCAAGTGGTTTTCGCGATGAAGATGATAAAATAGTAGTGCCGGTAAACACATCAATGAAGCGGCTTTTTGGTACTGAAAATATTGACAGCATAGAAGCGCAGATTTCTTCGCAAGAAGAAATGGATGAGGCAAGCACCCAGATAAGCGCGTTGCTTGTGCGCCTTCACCGCTTGCCAACAAATGGGGAAGATGCTTTTGATATAAGAAATATGGCAGATATACAAAAAACAGTTAATGCCACAATGAATATTTTTTCAACGCTCCTTGGTTCTGTGGCATTTGTCAGCTTGCTTGTTGGCGGCATTGGCATAATGAACATAATGCTCGTTTCTGTTACCGAACGCACAAAAGAAATTGGTTTAAGAAAAGCCATAGGAGCAAACGAGCGCGACATATTGCTGCAGTTTATGCTGGAGGCTGTTGTGGTTTGTATAATAGGCGGAGTAATAGGAATTTTACTTGGCTCTGGTATTGCCAAAGCCCTATCTGTTTTTGCCGGCTGGACAACAAAAGTATCGCTAAGTTCAATAGTGTTAGCGTTTATTTTCTCCGCGGTAGTTGGTGTTGTTTTTGGAACATGGCCTGCCAAAAAGGCGGCGGCATTAAGCCCGATAGACGCTTTAAGATACGAATAA
- a CDS encoding efflux RND transporter periplasmic adaptor subunit: protein MKKIRIALIALVSLALVFTLFLFLKPKDKENAQEIIEVVVGPISSEVRINGSVSPRNRLELKPQISGRLDEILVVEGQKVSKGQVLAWMSSSDRAALLDTVRLNGTEALKEWEDIYKPTPIVSPLDGFVIARQKEPGQSVTSSESVLVLADQLIVQANVDETDLRYVKLAAKVSITLDSMPDKEFPGVVEHIDYEATVINNVTVYGVKIKPVIVPQTFRSGMSATVELVSDKNDAALLLPSEAVITKGSEKFVLAVGSGDNKSYKQRVKVGISDDKNVEIIEGLQEGQKVFVKSTQGAKGSKKNQMRGGIGSIFGK, encoded by the coding sequence GTGAAAAAAATCAGAATAGCTTTAATTGCTCTTGTATCATTAGCGCTGGTATTTACTTTATTTTTGTTTTTAAAGCCAAAGGACAAAGAGAACGCTCAAGAGATTATTGAAGTTGTCGTAGGGCCTATTTCGTCGGAGGTTCGCATAAATGGTTCTGTAAGCCCTAGAAATAGATTGGAACTAAAACCACAAATAAGCGGCCGGTTAGATGAAATATTGGTTGTTGAGGGCCAGAAAGTATCAAAAGGCCAGGTGCTTGCCTGGATGAGCAGTTCAGACCGTGCCGCGCTTTTAGACACAGTGCGCTTAAATGGTACCGAAGCATTAAAAGAGTGGGAAGATATTTATAAGCCAACCCCAATAGTTTCTCCGCTTGATGGTTTTGTTATAGCCAGGCAAAAAGAGCCTGGCCAAAGTGTTACCTCAAGTGAGTCGGTGCTGGTGTTGGCAGACCAACTTATAGTGCAGGCAAATGTAGATGAAACTGATTTGCGTTATGTGAAACTTGCGGCAAAAGTTAGCATAACTCTTGACTCTATGCCCGATAAAGAGTTCCCGGGTGTAGTAGAACACATTGACTATGAGGCAACTGTTATAAACAATGTAACCGTTTATGGTGTAAAAATAAAACCAGTTATTGTACCGCAAACTTTCCGTTCGGGTATGAGCGCCACGGTGGAACTTGTTTCCGATAAAAATGATGCCGCGCTATTGTTGCCGTCTGAAGCAGTTATAACAAAGGGCAGTGAAAAGTTTGTTTTGGCGGTTGGTTCAGGTGATAATAAAAGCTATAAACAACGCGTAAAAGTGGGCATATCAGATGACAAAAATGTTGAGATAATTGAAGGGTTGCAAGAAGGCCAAAAGGTTTTTGTAAAAAGTACTCAAGGTGCAAAAGGCAGCAAAAAAAACCAAATGAGAGGCGGCATCGGCAGTATTTTTGGCAAGTAA
- a CDS encoding TolC family protein — MKKISAVLICVLFLSNVCFASEPLSWDAAVNLAKAQNPSLISAEQTVNKAALEYNKTYSSFLPSLSASASAGKSQPDNSPVSDSYSWGLSGQLSLFNGFGDLAQLRIGKVNLLLAQQNQKRSVSDVLYSLREAFVNLLAASKNNKLAQSIKERRDKNYEIVKIKYSAGTEDKGSLLRVEADKLKAQIDAAQALRQINVVTAELYAVLGMPVEKFDSMVDVQGEFLLNKDIKLQDNLLDLAHQTPEYINAQFEYKKTKEQEIYYKSKFLPKLTLQSGYSKSDSIWPPENGKLSSSLNISYEFFSGGSSINDIYIVAKDIKIAQENLRKVEQEKLTNLLSAKETYQAAQEELLVRQKYLEASQEQSKIITAKYINGLATYQDWYTVENDFITAQKTLLSSKTQAAIAQGRWINILGE, encoded by the coding sequence TTGAAAAAAATTTCAGCAGTTTTAATTTGTGTTTTGTTCTTATCAAATGTTTGTTTTGCATCTGAGCCGTTAAGCTGGGATGCGGCCGTAAATTTGGCAAAGGCGCAAAACCCATCGCTTATATCGGCTGAGCAAACAGTTAACAAAGCCGCTCTTGAATATAATAAAACATATTCATCTTTTTTGCCGTCGCTTTCCGCGTCTGCCTCGGCAGGCAAAAGCCAACCTGACAATTCTCCTGTGTCAGATTCGTACAGCTGGGGCCTATCAGGCCAATTGTCGCTGTTTAATGGATTTGGTGACCTTGCACAATTAAGAATTGGCAAAGTGAATTTACTTTTGGCTCAACAAAATCAAAAAAGAAGCGTGTCAGATGTTTTGTATTCTTTGCGCGAGGCATTTGTAAATTTGCTGGCAGCTTCGAAGAATAATAAGTTAGCACAAAGTATTAAAGAACGAAGAGATAAAAACTATGAAATTGTAAAAATTAAGTACTCTGCCGGAACAGAAGATAAGGGTTCTTTGCTGCGTGTTGAGGCCGATAAGTTAAAAGCACAAATAGATGCCGCCCAAGCGTTAAGGCAAATTAATGTTGTAACAGCAGAGCTTTATGCGGTGTTGGGTATGCCGGTAGAAAAATTTGACAGTATGGTTGATGTACAAGGCGAGTTTTTGCTTAATAAAGATATAAAATTACAAGATAATCTTCTTGATTTGGCACACCAAACACCTGAGTATATAAATGCACAATTTGAATACAAAAAAACAAAAGAGCAGGAAATATATTACAAAAGCAAGTTTTTGCCAAAGTTAACTCTGCAGAGTGGTTACTCAAAAAGTGATTCAATTTGGCCTCCAGAAAATGGCAAGTTGAGTTCTTCGTTAAATATCTCGTATGAGTTTTTTAGCGGCGGTTCCAGTATAAATGATATTTATATAGTGGCAAAAGATATTAAAATTGCCCAAGAAAATTTGCGTAAAGTAGAGCAGGAAAAGCTTACAAACCTGCTTTCAGCAAAAGAAACTTACCAAGCCGCGCAAGAAGAGTTGCTTGTGCGCCAAAAGTATTTAGAGGCATCGCAAGAGCAATCAAAAATTATAACTGCAAAGTATATTAACGGCTTGGCAACTTATCAGGACTGGTACACAGTTGAAAACGATTTTATAACTGCGCAAAAGACGCTGCTTAGCTCAAAAACACAAGCCGCAATTGCGCAAGGGCGCTGGATAAATATATTAGGAGAGTAG